One Perca flavescens isolate YP-PL-M2 chromosome 9, PFLA_1.0, whole genome shotgun sequence genomic window carries:
- the rorca gene encoding RAR-related orphan receptor C a, translating into MRAQIEVIPCKICGDKSSGIHYGVITCEGCKGFFRRSQQNNAMYSCSRQRNCLIDRTNRNRCQHCRLQKCLALGMSRDAVKFGRMSKKQRDSLYAEVQKHQQSQESAGLSVREENSNMADHCRTYRRGSSTTLSDLDDITMLPEGLLLDLPLTPEDGCSEYCNLDMMGGSAGSSSSSQSSPEQTNYDFVEAHHSIKHEYQLLHDSGLFSHAILNPLPEGCSLLEIERITQSVLKSHIETSQYSTEELKRIAWTLYSPEEISSYQTKTAEAMWQQCAVHITNAIQYVVEFAKPIAGFMDLCQNDQIILLKAGCMNVLLIRMCRAYNPINNTLLFDGKFATADLFKALGCDDLVNAVFDLAKSLSRIQMSEEEMALFSAVVLLSPDRPWLTDVQKIQKLQEKVYVALQRCLQKEGASEEKLAKMVSKLPILKSICNLHIDKLEFFRLVHPETAYTFPPLYREVFGSEISFPDSTEG; encoded by the exons ATGAGAG CCCAAATAGAGGTGATTCCGTGTAAAATCTGTGGGGACAAATCATCAGGGATTCACTATGGTGTCATCACCTGTGAAGGCTGCAAG GGTTTCTTCCGACGCAGCCAGCAGAACAATGCTATGTATTCCTGCTCACGACAGAGGAACTGTTTAATTGACAGGACCAACCGTAACCGTTGTCAGCACTGCAGGCTGCAGAAGTGTCTTGCGCTGGGCATGAGCCGTGATG CGGTCAAGTTTGGTCGAATGTCCAAAAAGCAGCGCGACAGCCTGTATGCAGAGGTCCAGAAGCACCAGCAGTCCCAGGAGTCTGCGGGGCTCAGTGTCCGCGAGGAGAATAGCAACATGGCCGACCACTGCCGCACTTACAGAAGAGGCTCCAGCACCACGCTCAGCGACCTGGACGACATCACCATGCTGCCAGAAGGCCTGCTTTTAGATCTGCCGCTGACCCCAGAGGATGGATGTAGCGAGTACTGTAACCTGGACATGATGGGTGGCAGCGCAGGCAGCAGCTCATCCTCTCAGAGTTCACCAGAACAGACCAACTACGACTTCGTAGAAGCCCACCACAGCATCAAGCATGAGTACCAGCTGTTGCACGACTCTGGACTCTTCTCACATGCTATCCTCAACCCGCTGCCCGAGGGCTGCTCCCTGCTTGAGATAG AGCGTATAACTCAGAGTGTGCTGAAGTCCCATATAGAGACGAGCCAGTACAGCACAGAGGAGCTAAAGAGAATTGCGTGGACCTTGTATAGCCCGGAGGAGATAAGCTCATACCAGACCAAG ACAGCTGAGGCGATGTGGCAACAATGTGCCGTTCACATCACCAATGCAATCCAGTATGTGGTAGAGTTTGCCAAGCCCATCGCTGGCTTCATGGACCTCTGCCAGAATGATCAGATTATCCTCCTCAAAGCAG GCTGCATGAATGTTCTTCTGATCCGTATGTGTCGGGCCTATAACCCCATCAATAATACATTGCTCTTTGATGGAAAGTTTGCCACTGCTGATCTTTTCAAAGCCCTTG GCTGTGACGATCTTGTGAATGCAGTGTTTGACTTAGCTAAAAGCCTGAGCCGTATACAGATGTCCGAGGAAGAGATGGCTCTCTTCAGTGCTGTCGTGCTGCTTTCACCAG ACCGACCCTGGCTGACAGATGTTCAGAAGATACAGAAGTTGCAGGAGAAAGTCTACGTGGCTCTGCAGCGCTGCCTACAAAAAGAGGGAGCATCAGAAGAGAAACTAGCCAAG ATGGTGTCCAAGCTTCCCATCCTGAAGTCCATTTGCAACCTTCACATCGACAAACTGGAGTTTTTCCGTCTGGTCCACCCTGAGACAGCATATACCTTTCCTCCTCTGTATCGGGAGGTTTTTGGCAGTGAAATCTCCTTCCCAGACTCCACAGAGGGCTAA